In the Malassezia vespertilionis chromosome 8, complete sequence genome, CCATGACCCAGTCTTGCGCCCATtcgcgtcgtgctgcgACCAGATCTCGACAcggagctgcttggcggtGAGCGCTTCCCGCAAGAAGCTTTTCGCAGTAGGGACGGTCAAGGTGCACGAAGCAAGGGATTTTTCGCGCCCAAGGTGCTTGAGCACGGATTGCGTCTTAAACACAGAGTCCGCCACAAACACAGCATCCTCGCCATGCACCGAGTAAAAGTCTTGGCGGTCAAACAGGCGCACTGTGCCGGGCGCCGGCATCGGGAGCGCATTGAACTGTGCGATAAAGCCCGTATCGGCTATTGTCAGTGTTGGTGCTTGTGCGTACCATAGTCGGGCTTATCGCGCTTCGACTCTTCGGTCGGGTACATATGCCCAGACATGGTGTCGGAAATGcaaacgcggcgcacggcgcgcgtcgcgtcgcggagTTACCTACTGGGTCTACTTTACAAATGCAACAATTAGACGCGTTTTGGCGGGCGAatcggcgcgtcgtgtgGAATTTTCATGCCAGAGCCTTTCCAGTGCAAGGGCGCGCAGAATTGGCAGTACCAGTGCCCTTTGGGAGGCTGGTCGAGGCCTACGCAGCCGTAGTGAAACTTTTCGTAAGAACCATGTTACGTACCCATTCGCGTGTGCAGTCGTCATTATCGCACCCGACCATCTGTGGTGAGTGTGCGGTTTGTACATACTTCTCCATACGACACCCGGTTGCAGTAACAGTAGCGCGGCTCGCTTGGATCCACCTCAAGCTCGGCCATCTTGGCGTGCTCTTCGCGCGGTGGCGCCTTCtcgtccgcggcgcgcttcaaACTCGCTTTTTGCTTTCCCTTGCATGCCTCCATATCCGCCTGCATGTGCTCGCGAAGGTACGCGAGGCATGTAAGCGGCTCCAGCGAGACAAGGCCACTCCAAAAGGTAAGCAGCTGGCCTTCGGGTGAAAAGCGGTCAGAATTGAGCGGGATGGTCGCTAGACTGCTGTGCTCTGCTGCCGGCCCATCGCTCAGCTCTTTGCGGATTCCCGCGTGCAAGCCGCGCTCAGTTTTCAGCAGATCGATATCGAGGCGGCGAATGTGCCTGTCGACTGTATCGTACGTAGCAATCGCCAGTGCAAGCTTCTCCTGCGATACCGAAAGTGTGTTTTGTGCCAGCCCTTGCATATGCTTGAGATACGTGTGTGGTTCTATCGTATCAGAAAAGGTATCGTGTGCAACAGCATCTTCCTTGAGAGGAGGACATCTGCGCGCCCCACAATACTGCTCCCACGACACGCCAATCTCTTTCTTCTCGTCTGTGGCGTCAGTAAACCAGCGCACATACCCTCCACAAGCCGATCAAGCTCTTTCATGAGAACCAGCGAGCGCTGTAGCTCTAGCGgaagctgctcgacaacTGCGACGTTAGCGTTGCGCTAGCGACTACTCACTTTCTGCGTACGCCTCGGACCAGCGCGTGTACCGATCGCAGATTTCCTCGTCAAAAGCCTCCTGATCATGTGGCGATATGGTAGGCACCCGCTCGTCTTCATCGCCGTGCTTTTGCTTGGTACGCGCACGTTTTCGACGCGTTGCAACGCGCGGCATCGCGTCGTGTTGCCGTGGTGGAGGGAGTCAGCATGTGGAGGTATATGGGCCATTTGTGCAGATTGGGCGCTATAGCATGTACTGGAACAGGTTGGTGAGGATACGCGTCACGGGATCGACCTTGCGCTCCGGGGAGGCAAACACAGCCGAGTCTAtcacgtcgcgcgcatcgtagCGCATCTCCAACACCTCTTTTTGCAATGTTTTTCGCAACTTTGGTGCCGTCGTAGACACAAGTAGCGAGCACTCGAGATCAAACTTTTCGGACCGTGCGCCGTAGTTGGACGAGCCAATCAGCGTCACGCTAGGCATACTGGAGCTGGGCGGTGTGATCCAAACACCCTTTTGGTGGTACGTCCAGCCATACTTGCGCCATTCGCGCAACTCGATGGTCGGAACGGGGTATTGTTCGGGAGGTGCGCCTTCCTGCGATGCCTCTGCAGGCAAAGCTGTAGCGAGCTGACCAGGAAGCGGCCGCGCGAGGTTCTTCTGCACGACCTGCTCCCAGAACCGGCGCTCCAAGTACGTATACGCAGCCGGGATTCTCCCACTGATCCCTCGGCTGCCAAAGAACCCATTCGCTTCGGGTGAAGCAGCGACTAGCCGGAAGCATACTGGGACACTGCCTGGATTTTCTGCATATGCATGCAGGTTGGGCGAAAGAACAAGCGACTTGTAGACGCCAGACAAGCTAAAGTAGCCCGACGTGATATCAACTACCGTATAGGGGTACGTTGCATCTGTCGCCTTTTCCTGCGTCTTGTCCGTGTCGCGCAGGCGGAAAGCGCCGAGGAAGCGGCTCATGTAGGGTATCATGGCAGCCTCTTGTGTAATCCCGAGCTGGCCCATTTGCAAGAGAGGCACAATATGCGTATCATTGCTGGCCCCGGTGTTGTACCGCGTCGGGCCATTGGCAGGGtcctgcgtgcgctcgtACCACCGTGCGGTAAATTCGTGCAGCTTGTGGGAGGCTAGCCGAGCCCAGTCACGCTCGGGAAACTTGGTCATCGACTGCCACAATGCCGAGGATGAAATGGTCCCGTCGGCATCTTCTACATTCAGCAGAcccacgccgccgtccCATGTGAGACTGAATGGACTAGCATGCATCGCGGCGATCTCGTCCGACTCGTCGTCCATGACTGCCAAGTTTTTTTTTATGCGTTCCAGGAGCGCCATGTTGCCGTTATACTGCAGCGCGTAGCTGAAACGGCAGATGAGAAGCACCAGCGCATTCAAGTAGTCAGCTAGCTGTGCGTGGTGCCGGACCATCACGTAGCGGTCCTGCCGCCGCGTGAAATAGTCTCGCGAGAGATTCGCACCGCTGATAATCacgtcgtcgtcaaagCCATACACTTTCATGTGCTGCAATCCGAATCCTTCATTAAAGCGTTTCCCAATGAGACGCGACTTGAAGCTGTTGGGGCGCAGGAGAGGCGTCGCGTACAGGCGAATATCGACCTGATCGGGAAACATGGCGGCCAGGTGCGATAACAaggacgcgctcgacacaCTCTTGGGACTTTCAcgcgttgcgcgcatcgcatccATCAGGATCGTGACTTGCAGCTGGGGCCGCCTCAGAAGCGCTCCATAAAGATAGCGGGCCTAAGGTCAGAGTCAAAAAAAAAGGAATACTTACCAGCTCTTTCTCTTCTTTTCCGATGTAGAGCGTCGCAATAAAAATGCGCTCTTTTGCCTGCATAATCTTTGTCTGCACGTCAACATTATCGCTGCAACATACTTTTAGTAGACCATAAAATTGGCGGGGCGTATCAACAGGCACGATGGCATCGGCACTAGCGGGAAATCGTGGGAGCTTGAGCTCGTCGCTGACGAGCTCCGTGAGCTTGTTCGACTCGGTATTGTAGACCGGCCCAAGCGCTGGCCACGCTGGCGTGGCGGGTGTGCTTGCCGCTGTGTGCACCATATGCTTTGGGGACACGGGTGTACACAAAGGCTGAGGGGAGCGCAAAACAAATCCGCGGCGGAGCGGGATGCGCAGTCTGCACGACATGGCTTCTTGCGTTTGagtcgcgcacgctgcagcgcgcttggccgtACAACACGTGATTGCGCGCTAAAGACGGTGGGGTTTTAATACAGGCTATCGAACAAGGGAAGCTGTGGAGTCGCTGTCGAGGATAGATTGGGAAGGGGACGAAGCCATTGTGGCCGCGGTGCTCAGCGATAGCTGGCTCGACGAGGGGTGGAGCTGGAAAAACTCGGTGGAGTGCACGAAAGGAGCTGAAATCGGGCCGCCGATGCCGACTtcgccgccgagcatctcgcgctcgcgcatccGTTGCCGCTCGATCGTCTGCTCCAGCTCCCGGGTATCTGTAGAGTATATACTTCCGCTGAAATCGCTCATCGTGCTGCCTGCTTCGGAatccgcggcgcttgcggtggCGCTTTGGCTCCGTGCGTGGTGCGGCCCAAAGCCGAGCGAGCGCACAGACGAGTGGAGTGGTGTAGTAGCGCGAGATGAGCTCGTAAATGACTCGCTCGCCGAGATATCAGTTGCACCTGAATGAGTAAGCGAAGGGGAGAAGGACGGCcccaagcgcaagctccgcTCGCTGGCCTTGTCGGTGCCATCCAACGCGACGCTTTTTGGCGTGCccggctgcgccgcaatgGAAAAAATTGACCCTGCACTGGGTTTTCCAGGGCGGAATATGGGTGTGCGTGGATCCAGTTCGGGCGGCACACCGACTGCCGGACCACGGTCCGTGCTCGGCTCTCTGTCCTGCTCCGCATCCCCTGCCTGCGTCGTGCCGGGCGGCGTATCCGCGTCCGGTCTTGCATTGCACGCAGGTTGCAAATCAAGCCGGATCCCAGGCGCAAGCTGTTCGGCGGCAGGCACGCGCTCCAAATTGCTTGCTGTCAAACCGATGCCGAGCAACGCAGCGTGGTGCCGCGCTTTATCGCGGTGCGTCCATTCAGTCGCAGTGCCACTCATATCTCCCGCATGCGACTCAAGCGCACCATCTGCGGCTAGCTTGATCAGGTTTGAGCGCTGCTCATCTTTGGTGttgtttggcgcgctctCTGTCATGATGCACAACGCTACGTTCACTGGGCCATGTCGCAACGACCCGGCAACTCGGCCGAAGCTATGTGGTGGGCTACAGCGCTACCAGAGGCGGAGGTGTGAACCAAAGGGTGGGTTTGGGCTCGTCGGAGCAGAAAAGTGGATCGGGGCGTACACATCGAAGCATATCGAGCTCGCAGGCCGCACTTTCTGTGGACTCCGTGTCGGATGCCAAAGATGGCACGTCCTGTGACAGTACAGTGTCTTCACTCGCGTTACGCGTGTGTTTCGTTGTGAGCGTCGGATTTGCCTGGCGCCGGAGCGCGCTTTTTGGGGGACGTGGTGGCGCAGACAAAGGGAACGAGGTTTGCTTGGCGGGCGTTGCCAACGtatgcagcagcggcacaggctttcgccgcggcggtgTACATTTTAGTGACCTCGaccgcgcgatgcgcattCCAAGCGGTGTCGACGCTTGCTGGCGCTCCACACCAGGGTTACATTCCAAGTCAGGTTCACTGGTGGTAAGTACATTATTCAACGGGTCTTCCGGCGCATCTGGGCGGCGTATTTTAAAAAAGCGTGTTCCCAAGTTTCGCAGTCTGTCCtgccgtgcgcttggcgcgcggcggcgcgacgacTCAGCGTCCAGCGCTTCCACTGTATCAGAATACACGCCAGTCTTACCCCTTTCTTGCATCACATTCTCTTTCTTGGGTTGCAGCATTGCCAGGTCGAATGGGCGCCAGATGACGGGCGACTGATTGTCTTTAATAACAAACTGCTTTCTTTCGTGGTTGGCTAGCGAATCGGGACTGCTGCTGAAGGTGTGCATCATTTTGTTCAAGACAGCATCGTGAACGCCACGATTCGTGTGTGAGCTGTCCATCGATGCTCGCGCGTTGGGCTAGTCCAGCTAGCACCTACCGTATTAAGTAAGGGAGACCAGCTCCAGCAATTGCAATAGCGCAAGAAGAGTCTGCAAAAGCGCTAACAACGTACGATCCGGTAGATAGCTCGCACGGTGATAGTTGTGCGGGTGGCAAATCTATGGTGCGTacgcgcgcctgtgccaaCAAAGCAACTTCTACGGGGCGTCCGTGCGCATTCCCcaattttttttttgcgcctACATCACTGTGGAG is a window encoding:
- a CDS encoding uncharacterized protein (EggNog:ENOG503PM3J) is translated as MTESAPNNTKDEQRSNLIKLAADGALESHAGDMSGTATEWTHRDKARHHAALLGIGLTASNLERVPAAEQLAPGIRLDLQPACNARPDADTPPGTTQAGDAEQDREPSTDRGPAVGVPPELDPRTPIFRPGKPSAGSIFSIAAQPGTPKSVALDGTDKASERSLRLGPSFSPSLTHSGATDISASESFTSSSRATTPLHSSVRSLGFGPHHARSQSATASAADSEAGSTMSDFSGSIYSTDTRELEQTIERQRMREREMLGGEVGIGGPISAPFVHSTEFFQLHPSSSQLSLSTAATMASSPSQSILDSDSTASLVR
- the PGS1 gene encoding CDP-diacylglycerol--glycerol-3-phosphate 1-phosphatidyltransferase (BUSCO:EOG09261ICI; EggNog:ENOG503NTXX; COG:I); amino-acid sequence: MSCRLRIPLRRGFVLRSPQPLCTPVSPKHMVHTAASTPATPAWPALGPVYNTESNKLTELVSDELKLPRFPASADAIVPVDTPRQFYGLLKTKIMQAKERIFIATLYIGKEEKELLQVTILMDAMRATRESPKSVSSASLLSHLAAMFPDQVDIRLYATPLLRPNSFKSRLIGKRFNEGFGLQHMKVYGFDDDVIISGANLSRDYFTRRQDRYVMVRHHAQLADYLNALVLLICRFSYALQYNGNMALLERIKKNLAVMDDESDEIAAMHASPFSLTWDGGVGLLNVEDADGTISSSALWQSMTKFPERDWARLASHKLHEFTARWYERTQDPANGPTRYNTGASNDTHIVPLLQMGQLGITQEAAMIPYMSRFLGAFRLRDTDKTQEKATDATYPYTVVDITSGYFSLSGVYKSLVLSPNLHAYAENPGSVPVCFRLVAASPEANGFFGSRGISGRIPAAYTYLERRFWEQVVQKNLARPLPGQLATALPAEASQEGAPPEQYPVPTIELREWRKYGWTYHQKGVWITPPSSSMPSVTLIGSSNYGARSEKFDLECSLLVSTTAPKLRKTLQKEVLEMRYDARDVIDSAVFASPERKVDPVTRILTNLFQYML